CCTGAAGCAGGAACAGTTGACAAATCCAACCAGAAGCCAGATGGCTCTCCAGTGGAGCCTTCTTTCTGCAGGAAAATGGGCTCTAGGAGGCTTAGATTCCTCATTGCTACCCAGCAGGCCGGCATTAAGGGCATTTAGTTCTAAAACGCCCCACCAGGCACTCCACTGGGCCGGACTGCAGTCAATGTGGCCCAGGGGTCTTCAGCATCGCTAAGACCCATTCATCCCCCAAGGCTACAGCTTTCTTGCTCTTACTCAAGCCCTGCCTTTGTAGCCTGCCCAGTAGTAGAGGTGGTTGTGGTTATGGCCTACTGGATAGTTCTGTAGCTTGTCCCTTTATGGCCAGGGGCAGGGATTGAACCACTGCCCTAGGACCTGAGTGATTGATGTCTACATTACTCACTTGCCTTGCCTTTCTCAAGCTCTCCCTGATTCTCCTCCTGTCGTCAGTTAAGGGCTCAGTATTGGTCCTCCACACCTTACATAAAATGTGGGAGTCAGAATGAAGGTGTGGGGACCCTGAAAATCACTTCATCAGCTGCCACACTGGGCAGAGCTCAGCTTGGCTTAGCTCGGGGAGTAAGTGGCCGATTGCCCAGGCTGCAGCCTTTCCCCGTTGCCAAGAGAGGGCGCTCCTGACCATCTACAGCAGTACCAGGGTGGGCTGTTCAGATTTGGAGGCTGGTACTTCCCATCTTCAGGcagcaagacagaaaacaaactgagagCTGAGAAATGATGAGCCCCAGGTCAAAGCTGATGGTGCGGCACTCGGTGAGGAGCCCCCAGAGGCATTCTGTCACTTGTCACAGGGTGTGGCTGGCCAGTCGGGAAGTGCTGAGGGCAGGAGCGCACACACAGAAGGGTATTTTGTCAGAGAAGATGGTTGCTGTCTCTGACGCCCACTTGAATATTTGACACTGATCTAGCTCTCCAGATGGGGAGAGTGGTGTTTTGTCTTAttatcttggtttttcaagacagttgttttctgtgtagccttggctgtcctgggactcactctgtagaccaggctggcctcgatctcagattagcctgcctctgcctcctgagtgctgggattaaaggtgtgcaccaccaccaccaccaccacccaacattTTGTTTCAGTTTACCTATATCAACTCTTGGGTCAAGAACAAAAAAATTACCGACTGGATTCAGCAGATGAGGCACAGGCAGTCAGTCAAGCTGTCACGGTGGATTGCACACTGGAGCCCAGCCAGGCCAGTTAACCAGCCTATAGCACAACAGTCCtcagcactgatttttttttttttatgtgtgtatgtacgtgttgGGGGCGGGGGGTTGACCAGAGGATAGTGTCAGGTATCCCACTCTACTAGTTTCTGCCTTAcccttctgagacaggatcttttttattttttatttttctgggggtttttttgtttgtttgtttttgtttgttttgttttttgagacagggtttctctgtgtaatgttggttcctgtcctgtcttgctctgtagactagactggcctcgaactcacagagatctacctggtgctaggattaaaggcatgcgccaccaccgcccagcaagacagctctcttactgaacctggagcttggggTTTTTTCAGCTGGGCTGGCTCGCCCCCAAGCCTTGGGGatctctggctctggctcccacgttggggttacaggcacactaAGCTGCTCTTGGCTTTTGTGAATAGGTGCTGACCAAAGGGCCCTGTCTTCCTGCCTAACGAAAGCAACTGTTCCTTAGGGAAGGAGCCTTTGTGATCCGCTGAGCACTGCCTCCTCCAGCCCAGTTCCCCTCCagctcagagcagcagcagcagaagagttTATAACATCCTGGCCAGGCCCCTTCCTCACCACTGGTAAATAAACTGCAGAGAACCCTCCGTGAAGACAAAGGACTCTTCCTAGCTCCCTAgctccccagctctggaaagcCAGAGCAGGTTTCTGTTGGGCAGGAGGGGCAACCCCAACACTGCCAGGTCTCTTCCTAAGGACAGGGCACCATATAGCAGCTATGTAGGAAGCAAAATAAATTTGAACTACAGCTCTAGGCTCTGAACTTCCAACTCTGGGCACCAGACTCGAGATGGAGGGGTGAGAACAGAAACTGCTGTTCAGCCTGACCCTCCAAAGACCATCAGAGCTGACAGAGAGGGACACAAGGAGCTGGCGGCCAGAAAGGAGTGGACTCTTCCTCACCTGAGTGCTTCCCAGACATGCTGGGGGCCTGGACTTAGCAGAAGAAACAGGAATGACCAGATGGATAATGGGATAGCGTCAGGACTCTCCTCCCTTACAGGCTAACcttgtaccccaggctagccttggatgcTGAGGCTTGGCTCCTCCCTATCCTGCACCCACAGAAGTTCCCCCAGGGAAATGCAGATGAAGATCCTTGTATTGCCTCCTCTAAGTGAAGTGCGTGCTAGCCTCCTGCAGCCAGGCAAGGGGCCTGATGTGGCCAGAATacaaaggagggaaagaagctGGGAGAGGCAGGAACATTATGCCCTGAGCCTTAGGCTCATTGGTCAGACAGAGCAAGGAAGCTGGGTAACTGGTGCATGACTCTCTTGCTCCCTGTGCTTGTCCTGATCACAATGGtgtccccagagagagcttctgtATGAGGCTGCCCAGGGACCCATCAGTAAATCCCGCGGCAGTCAGCCTATGTGCCCCACTGTTTGACAAAATGACCAGGGCAGATTTCACCAGCAGACTGCGTAGTGCTCGGGGCCCTAACTATTTAGCCCTTCAAGTCTTAGGTGCCCTGGAGAACTCAGCTTTTCCCATATCTCTCTTGGTGTCTGCTCAGTGCCCATTGGGCAAGACAAGGAAAAGGCTACGAAACCCCAGGGCTTGAAAGCCCCACTTGGCTTCTGTGCGTAGACCCCAGGCCAGAAAGGCCTACAAGGGAAGTGTGACAGGGAAACAGTGTAAGGGGTATGAATGTAcacaggggaggagagaaagctaAAACCTTTGTCCTCTGATTCTTTCAACGGCCACCAAGCTATTGGAGGCCTCAAGAACActgcttgcattcccaccaaagATGGCTTGCTTTCCCTCAGGAAGCAGCGTCCCGTCCTGCCCCTTTCCATCTCTTCAGGGGCCTGGAAAGGGCAGCTTTGGTTCTCTTGAGACAGGCCTAACTGgcctcccacccctaccccactaGCCCAGCTGACCTCAGTACCTGCGACTATACACAGGACATCAAAGTGAATCTTTATAGACCCCAGGCCACCTTTGCCAAGGATCTGCAGGATGTGGGGAGTCTAGGATCATTCTCTGAAAGTACCAAGCAGCAAGTTCAAAGCAGAACTCCACAGTAGGAAGGTGATTGTGCATCCCATCTCTGGATGCCGTGTGCAGACGGGGGGTGTTTAGAAGTCACTGGACTTTGCATCCTCTGGGACTGCAGCCACTACCACCCATCTCCAGTGTCAAAGTAACACCTGCTGTGTTGGTCTTCCTACTAGACGTCAGACCTCCGAGGTTTGGGCTGGGCCGACAATAGAGGCCTGCCTGGGCCTTCACTGAGTATCCCCCAAACCAGACTCTGCTGCTGTTTCTAGTTTGAAATACATCAAGAACCAGAAGTTAATGTGGTTCACTGCGTTTGACGGACTAGAAGCTGTTTGCTCACCACTGGAAGGATCTTCTATTCTAGGGCAGGAGGGCGTGGCTGAGCCTACTGTCCCACAAACTACCATGTAGCCATCTCAGGCTCTAGCTGGCTGCCTGTGGCAGGTGAACCACATGGCTAGCTGCTTCCTCTACTCCCCCACCTCCCGGGCCCAGCCCCTGGACCCTCAAGGGACCCAAGGAGGAAGCAGCAGTGACACTCTAGAATCTGAAGTTCTAAACACTTCgatcctttaacacagttcctcctgttgtggtgacccccccacacaccataacattatttttgttgctacttcataactgtaattttgctagtgttatgaattgtaatgtaaatgtctgctatgcaggatggtcttaggcaacccctgtgaaaaacTCATTCAATCTCCAAAGGGGTCAGGGcgcccccaggttgagaaccactgctctagaatgtAAGCCCCCCTCACTTCCTCTCAGGGGTGGTGTCAATAAATCTCCTTAGAACCACCTCCCTTCCTCAGTTCTTGCTCTGGAggtctcttcttcttttcctttagtgTACAAGCAAGCATGGCTAGGAAATGAGCAGGAAGCAGCCCATCTGGCCTTGTCCCCAGATGGCACAGATGCAGGACTCCAGCTAGCTTTATTGATGCTCCTGTCGGAGCTTCCGAAGGGTTTCCAGCAGTCACAGCCCAAAGGCTCCTGCAGAGTCACCATCCACAGGCCTGTTCTGTGGGGACCTTGCCCTCACCCTGACCCTTGACCTCCACTATCGCATGGTCCTGTGACCCGGGCTCCAGGCTCCATCCAGTCAGAAGGACTTCAAAGCATGGCTACCAGTTTGAAGGTTCCCTCCGGTTTGGCAGGAACCACGTGGACAAAAGTCTTGTAGAGCACAGCACCCTTGGGCAGACTGGTGACCAGATCCACAGCCTCCGCGTTTTTGGGATTGGGCACGTAGACCTCTTTCGTGTAGCGGACTATCCCTTCCTCCAGGGCATAGAGGCACTTGTTCTTCCCAAGTCCCACCTGCAAGACACAGAGCTGGTCAGCTGGAATTGGGCAGGTGCTCTGCCCCACGGCCTCAGGCCAGATTCTCCTTCAGAGCCAAGTCTGGAGCAGAAGGGCAGGCTCTGGGAAGTCCCTCAGGTCTCTCTCCTGCTTGGcacttctctgcctctgctccttcaCCAGCTccggaggagaggagggaaaagaaaacacgGGTAAGAGCAGTAATGTCAACACAGCTCGGCAGAAGCGCCAGCGGACAGATCCCCAAGCCAGGCCCACAAAGGAGCCACAGCTCACTGCCCCTGAGAGCATGCTCTGTTTACAGTTACTAAGTTTAGGTTCATGGAAATACAGATCAAGATTGTGGGGTCCTGCATATGCTAACAAAACAGCAATGACATCGGCGAATACACACAGCGCTTACACAGTAAGTGCTCACAGCTAAGTCCTGAGGTTAACATTATACTCATTTCTTACTTAGTGCATTAGATTTATTATTCCCAACCCCCTCTTCAGATAATACaaagtgttttaataaataatttaatacagatttttttaaagatttatttatttattatgtatacagtatttctCCTACAtgttgcctacaggccagaagagggcaccagatctcattatcgatggttgtgagccaccatgtggttcttgggaattgaactcaaaacTTCTGGAAGAGtttactcttaacctctgagccacttcACCAGCCCCTTATTACAGATTTTTAAACTGcctatactttttttcttttacaacttGAAAttagatgtattttttaaaaaataaataaataaataaataaataaataaataaataaataaattagatgtATAGTAAAAccggatgggctggagagatgactcagtggctagaggcacttgttgttcttccagaggacctgaggtgagttcccggcacccacagcagctcacaactgcctgaaactccagttccagataaTCCAACACTTTTCTGGCCTCCtagaatatacacacacacagacatagatagatagatagatagatagatagatagatagatagatagatagatagatagatagaggaagATAGGAAGATACAGGCAtagacagacaagacagacagacagatatttcttaagaaaacaaaaaaagaggctagagagatggctaagaggttaagagcactgactgctcttccagaggtcctgagttcaattcccagcaaccacatgatagctcacaaccatctgtaatgaaatctggtgccctcttctggcctgcaggcatacatgctgtatacataataaataaataaatcttaaagaaaagaaaagaaagaaagtaagttaGGCATGGCAATGTTTGCCAGGACTTAGAAGGGGATCACTGTAATTTTTAAGACTAGCTTAGGAAAcatggaaagttccaggccagccagaggtacatagcaaggagaccttgtctcaaaaacaaacaacaaaaaccggATGTGTGGCAAGCCATACACAAGCAGTCCGCACCATCCGGTGTCTCTCTctgattaaaagcatgagtctaTGAGCCAGGAGAGTTGGCACcagctgtaatcccaacactcaggtggCTGCGACAGGAGGAtggaaaattcaaggccagcttaggcaaTATGGGAAACCCtttctaaacaaataaacaacaaaataataattataataatacagTTCAAATCCTAGCTCTGCTAAATACCATGTGATCTTCAGCAagttactttcctgtgtctgCAAAATGTGGATAAACTCCCTACTTCCCAGGGTCATCTTAAGGATGGAGGGAATGGACCATGAAGAACTTGGAGCACACTTAGCTCAAACATATCAGCTTCCACTGTTATTATTTCAGTGAAGAATTCACATCAATGTCGTTTTGTGGGAGGGGGTTGAGAGTGGGGATTACTAATAGGTTCTTACTCTATAgtcttagctggcctggaactcaatatgttgactgggctggccttgaactcaagagatccgcctgcctttgacTTGAGTGCTGGGTtgaaggcatacaccaccactatGCTGGACTTGATGTTTacgatttttattttatgtatgtgagtgttttacctgcatgtatgtctgtgtaccacttgcatgcctgctACCATTGAGGaaagagagggcatcagatcccctagaactggagttacagatggttatgaatcatcatgtgggtgctgggaattgaatctaggttcccttaactgctgagccatctctcagctcctttgatgttgtttttaactgaagaaaaagtatttattgaatcTGATtctaatagaataaaaaatatttcttccctTTGAGTCATAAGAGGGGAAATGTCTTAAAATTACAAATtgataaaaacactgaaaagtaAATGTATCAGTAAGAAGTATGCCACTTTCAGAAGATAACTGTACTTTAAGCACATTGTTTCTAGGTCCTCAGGCAGCTGCAAATGCCCCATATATCAGATCATTATATAACCCACTTGCATTTTCtatggaagagaaaaatgaggcCCAGGACATGCTATGATCTAATGTTAGGCAAATCTCAGCTTTAACTAGAGTTCCACCACTCTCCGAGCCTCTGGTATTTCAACCATAAAATAGAGATGACATCCACCTCAGAGGGACAGGCTGAGGACAAAAGGCATGAACATGAAAAGGCCGccccaggaaagagaagggggaagggcacAGAGCAACTCACATGGGCGCCTGGGTGCCATCGAAACTGACGCTGAGTGCCAAGGATGTTACCAGCATGAACATAGTGACCTAAAAGAGAAGTCCACGGGTGAGCTGACTGCACCAGTGTTCACAGAAGCACGGCACAATGCTAAGAAGAAATCACAACAGCACAGGGCAGCCACCAGCCTCCAAGCCTGCTCCTGGACAACACCTCCAAGATGGTCCTACAAAATAGCGCCTGACCCCCTCATCCAGCAGCCTCTTTTTGGTTGCATGGCTAAGAAACCAGAAATCAATGGGGCCCCTACCCCTCCCTAGATCTCATTTGCCCCTTCAATATGGAGCCAATGCTATGGTGAACTTCAAGAGCACAGAGTGAGGCGCTCCGTGGTGGTTCAGTTTGTCTAAGAAAGAGCAGGGCAGCATCATGGGACACAGATGGAAAACAGAACCAAGCACACCCTCACCCTCCATTTTCTTGATGCCATAGTGTTTGCCTCGCGATTTCCCACCAAGGTTCTTCGAGCTGCCGCCTGTCTTCTTGGATGCATATCTGACGGCCAGAGCCGGAGCAGCCTCGGGGCTCAACAGGGCTGCAagtgcagagaaaacagaaacactgcTCGGAGGGGCTCCCAAAAGGATGCACTTTCTTTGCCTCTGTGGATCATTTGCTAAACTGAGAAGCAGCAAGGGAGATGAACAGGATGAAAGGTGTGAAGGAAACAAGAATGCTAAGTGTATGGTATTCAGAGAATGCCTGGGCAGAGAGCAATTCATCCTTGGAATGGCCAAGAGGTAAGCAtggtgtggggtggtgtgtgtgtgtgtgtgtgtgtgtgtgtgtgtgtgtatctgtgagtcAGGGAGGGCAGGCAATGAGcttaaatggagaaaagaatAAACATCATGTGCTCTGGCTCCTGACACATTCAGTCCTGCTGAGTATGGAGACAGGAGTGGACATCAGAGAGTGGCCTGCTTCAAAAATTCAGTCCCATGCCCTAGGGAAAGGCCGGACCATGGGACATGGAAAGAGCCTTCGCTTCCCTCACTAACCCCTTTCAGAGCTATCCACTCACCCACTGAACACCTGTcaactgcacaccagaagaacaGCCTGTCAGGGTGGTTCTGACAGGCAGCTGGTCATTTCAAAAGGTCCTTTCTTCCCACAGCCCATCAGCAGATGTTCAACCAAGATCAGCACTACTCTGACCTCTTCACTCACCCCAAAGTGCTcaacaacatttattttaaataaatgaggtTGAAGGGGGTAGatgtggtcaaaatacattgtacctaaaaataaaattctcaaagaataaaaatactttaaaaaaaattatcgggggctggaaagatggctcaggggttaagagcactgactgctcttccagaggacacgtgttcaattcccagcacccacatggcagctcaccactgtctgtaactccagttccaggggaccctcagacagacagacatgcaggcaaaacaccaatgcacataaaataaaaataaacaaattatttaaaaaaacattatctAAAAAGCATACTAATGGGGCtgtagagacagctcagaggttaacagcactgactgttcttgcagaagacctcaGTTCAATTTCTTGCACTCatgcagtggttcacaaccatctgtaactccagttccaggggatccgatggctttttctgacctctgtgggtaccaggcacacaacatggcacacatacatacaagcatacacataaaattcagGCTAACACAGGCAGTTGGCAGTCTGTTTCTAGGTCTCTAGACAAAATTATAGGATCGTATCAGTACCCGTAGAGAAGCTTCAAGGGTGTTTGAAGCATAAGCTCGTAGTGCAAGTTACCTATGTTTCTCAAATTCTCGTGAAAGCAGAAACTAGCTGGGATACAGGACTAGAGATGAGAACCTACAGAGCGGGCCAGGCAGAATGGCACAAGAAtgtctttgatctcagcactcaggaggcagagctaggtggatctctgtaagttcaaggccatctggtctacagagtgagttccagcaggacagccagggctacatagtaagaccctgtctcaaaaacaaacaataaataaaaaatgaaaataaaaataaaaaaaggaaagagaacttagagagaCATGTTCAATGTACAGCACTGGAATCTTGCTAACTTtaaacatccattttttttttttccctgtagcccaagcaggccttgaatttgcaatcttctggcctcagcctcacATAAATACTGTTGTTACAGACATGTATTACCTGGCTTTAGTCACTGACTTATGGTGACTGACTTTTGCTTCATCTACATTGTTTCATTTATCTTTGCTCTTGTGAAAAACAAGGGGAACCTGCAGGTTACTTCTCTTCCCTCATTTTACAGACCAGTAAGACCTGTGGAGTCCATCTTCAGAACCGATGTCCTATTCATC
This Peromyscus leucopus breed LL Stock chromosome 8b, UCI_PerLeu_2.1, whole genome shotgun sequence DNA region includes the following protein-coding sequences:
- the Mrpl27 gene encoding 39S ribosomal protein L27, mitochondrial, whose translation is MASAVLALRTRAAALLSPEAAPALAVRYASKKTGGSSKNLGGKSRGKHYGIKKMEGHYVHAGNILGTQRQFRWHPGAHVGLGKNKCLYALEEGIVRYTKEVYVPNPKNAEAVDLVTSLPKGAVLYKTFVHVVPAKPEGTFKLVAML